In one window of Mobula birostris isolate sMobBir1 chromosome 25, sMobBir1.hap1, whole genome shotgun sequence DNA:
- the exo5 gene encoding exonuclease V isoform X2 — translation MIRMTEQKALSKVKETITPQAGLVSRTRLAMERTKLPAGYFNGHEQSSIQLPVSGNGSDSQCEGSSFKRRRRDSRIPLERFDRKYLSVTDLSQQAWCEQQVVYGMEIPHIQRLRDEHPVVKTGSSIHLARELEIQDIVPINIQCQEDSWGVKLLNFLSMIQFLQAGERVRELPVFGEVEGIFLVGVIDELCYNSSGELELHELKTRGQPTLPHAAQRKSHHLQVSVYKLLFEALIKGQLNKNTIIHHLHLETERSFSSEVMAYTQTIGLSVNTFGDLLDLIFLNLMYAEIPTIDILKIEYCYQADASVIGTEVVCFEEEWVKKELKYYCSFWKGQREAKGVDIEEAWKCRTCDFADICQWRKKKAEEAAEKNQANRRK, via the exons ATGATAAGGATGACTGAGCAG AAGGCACTCAGCAAAGTGAAGGAGACAATTACACCTCAAGCAGGTCTAGTGAGTCGAACCAGACTGGCCATGGAACGGACAAAGCTTCCTGCAGGTTACTTCAA tgGACATGAGCAATCTTCCATTCAGCTGCCTGTGTCAGGGAATGGAAGTGATTCTCAGTGTGAAGGCAGCAGCTTCAAAAGGAGAAGGCGGGACAGTAGGATCCCACTGGAGCGGTTTGATCGAAAGTACCTGAGTGTCACAGACCTGAGTCAACAGGCTTGGTGTGAACAGCAGGTGGTCTATGGGATGGAAATACCGCACATTCAACGACTACGTGATGAACATCCAGTTGTGAAAACCGGTAGCAGCATTCATCTGGCAAGAG AGTTGGAGATCCAGGACATTGTCCCAATCAATATACAGTGCCAGGAAGATAGTTGGGGTGTTAAGCTTCTTAATTTTCTCTCAATGATCCAGTTCTTGCAGGCAG GAGAGCGTGTCCGAGAGTTGCCTGTGTTTGGAGAAGTGGAGGGGATTTTCCTGGTTGGTGTGATTGATGAGCTGTGCTACAATTCCAGTGGTGAACTGGAACTCCATGAACTGAAAACTCGTGGTCAACCAACATTACCCCATGCAGCCCAAAGGAAGAGCCATCACTTACAA GTCAGTGTATACAAACTTCTCTTTGAGGCTCTGATCAAAGGCCAGCTGAACAAAAACACAATCATTCACCATCTTCACTTAGAAACAGAGCGGAGCTTCAGTTCAGAGGTCATGGCATATACTCAAACGATAGGATTGTCTGTAAACACATTTGGTGACCtcttggatttaatttttttgaaCCTGATGTACGCCGAGATCCCCACCATTGACATCCTAAAGATAGAATACTGTTACCAAGCTGATGCATCTGTAATTGGGACAGAAGTGGTGTGCTTTGAAGAGGAGTGGGTTAAAAAGGAGCTGAAATATTATTGCTCCTTCTGGAAGGGCCAGAGGGAGGCCAAGGGGGTGGACATCGAGGAGGCCTGGAAATGTCGGACGTGTGATTTTGCCGATATTTGTCAGTGGAGAAAGAAGAAAGCTGAAGAAGCAGCAGAAAAGAATCAAGCAAATCGTAGAAAATGA
- the exo5 gene encoding exonuclease V isoform X3, with amino-acid sequence MERTKLPAGYFNGHEQSSIQLPVSGNGSDSQCEGSSFKRRRRDSRIPLERFDRKYLSVTDLSQQAWCEQQVVYGMEIPHIQRLRDEHPVVKTGSSIHLARELEIQDIVPINIQCQEDSWGVKLLNFLSMIQFLQAGERVRELPVFGEVEGIFLVGVIDELCYNSSGELELHELKTRGQPTLPHAAQRKSHHLQVSVYKLLFEALIKGQLNKNTIIHHLHLETERSFSSEVMAYTQTIGLSVNTFGDLLDLIFLNLMYAEIPTIDILKIEYCYQADASVIGTEVVCFEEEWVKKELKYYCSFWKGQREAKGVDIEEAWKCRTCDFADICQWRKKKAEEAAEKNQANRRK; translated from the exons ATGGAACGGACAAAGCTTCCTGCAGGTTACTTCAA tgGACATGAGCAATCTTCCATTCAGCTGCCTGTGTCAGGGAATGGAAGTGATTCTCAGTGTGAAGGCAGCAGCTTCAAAAGGAGAAGGCGGGACAGTAGGATCCCACTGGAGCGGTTTGATCGAAAGTACCTGAGTGTCACAGACCTGAGTCAACAGGCTTGGTGTGAACAGCAGGTGGTCTATGGGATGGAAATACCGCACATTCAACGACTACGTGATGAACATCCAGTTGTGAAAACCGGTAGCAGCATTCATCTGGCAAGAG AGTTGGAGATCCAGGACATTGTCCCAATCAATATACAGTGCCAGGAAGATAGTTGGGGTGTTAAGCTTCTTAATTTTCTCTCAATGATCCAGTTCTTGCAGGCAG GAGAGCGTGTCCGAGAGTTGCCTGTGTTTGGAGAAGTGGAGGGGATTTTCCTGGTTGGTGTGATTGATGAGCTGTGCTACAATTCCAGTGGTGAACTGGAACTCCATGAACTGAAAACTCGTGGTCAACCAACATTACCCCATGCAGCCCAAAGGAAGAGCCATCACTTACAA GTCAGTGTATACAAACTTCTCTTTGAGGCTCTGATCAAAGGCCAGCTGAACAAAAACACAATCATTCACCATCTTCACTTAGAAACAGAGCGGAGCTTCAGTTCAGAGGTCATGGCATATACTCAAACGATAGGATTGTCTGTAAACACATTTGGTGACCtcttggatttaatttttttgaaCCTGATGTACGCCGAGATCCCCACCATTGACATCCTAAAGATAGAATACTGTTACCAAGCTGATGCATCTGTAATTGGGACAGAAGTGGTGTGCTTTGAAGAGGAGTGGGTTAAAAAGGAGCTGAAATATTATTGCTCCTTCTGGAAGGGCCAGAGGGAGGCCAAGGGGGTGGACATCGAGGAGGCCTGGAAATGTCGGACGTGTGATTTTGCCGATATTTGTCAGTGGAGAAAGAAGAAAGCTGAAGAAGCAGCAGAAAAGAATCAAGCAAATCGTAGAAAATGA
- the exo5 gene encoding exonuclease V isoform X1 — MNLDAERMEPEAGGRNSDGDGTAVVPEMSDAELLAAELEFSSEPEGTQQSEGDNYTSSRSSESNQTGHGTDKASCSGHEQSSIQLPVSGNGSDSQCEGSSFKRRRRDSRIPLERFDRKYLSVTDLSQQAWCEQQVVYGMEIPHIQRLRDEHPVVKTGSSIHLARELEIQDIVPINIQCQEDSWGVKLLNFLSMIQFLQAGERVRELPVFGEVEGIFLVGVIDELCYNSSGELELHELKTRGQPTLPHAAQRKSHHLQVSVYKLLFEALIKGQLNKNTIIHHLHLETERSFSSEVMAYTQTIGLSVNTFGDLLDLIFLNLMYAEIPTIDILKIEYCYQADASVIGTEVVCFEEEWVKKELKYYCSFWKGQREAKGVDIEEAWKCRTCDFADICQWRKKKAEEAAEKNQANRRK, encoded by the exons ATGAACTTGGACGCGGAACGGATGGAGCCGGAAGCCGGCGGACGGAACAGTGATGGGGATGGAACGGCGGTGGTGCCGGAGATGAGCGACGCAGAGTTGTTGGCTGCGGAGCTCGAGTTCAGCAGTGAGCCCG AAGGCACTCAGCAAAGTGAAGGAGACAATTACACCTCAAGCAGGTCTAGTGAGTCGAACCAGACTGGCCATGGAACGGACAAAGCTTCCTGCAG tgGACATGAGCAATCTTCCATTCAGCTGCCTGTGTCAGGGAATGGAAGTGATTCTCAGTGTGAAGGCAGCAGCTTCAAAAGGAGAAGGCGGGACAGTAGGATCCCACTGGAGCGGTTTGATCGAAAGTACCTGAGTGTCACAGACCTGAGTCAACAGGCTTGGTGTGAACAGCAGGTGGTCTATGGGATGGAAATACCGCACATTCAACGACTACGTGATGAACATCCAGTTGTGAAAACCGGTAGCAGCATTCATCTGGCAAGAG AGTTGGAGATCCAGGACATTGTCCCAATCAATATACAGTGCCAGGAAGATAGTTGGGGTGTTAAGCTTCTTAATTTTCTCTCAATGATCCAGTTCTTGCAGGCAG GAGAGCGTGTCCGAGAGTTGCCTGTGTTTGGAGAAGTGGAGGGGATTTTCCTGGTTGGTGTGATTGATGAGCTGTGCTACAATTCCAGTGGTGAACTGGAACTCCATGAACTGAAAACTCGTGGTCAACCAACATTACCCCATGCAGCCCAAAGGAAGAGCCATCACTTACAA GTCAGTGTATACAAACTTCTCTTTGAGGCTCTGATCAAAGGCCAGCTGAACAAAAACACAATCATTCACCATCTTCACTTAGAAACAGAGCGGAGCTTCAGTTCAGAGGTCATGGCATATACTCAAACGATAGGATTGTCTGTAAACACATTTGGTGACCtcttggatttaatttttttgaaCCTGATGTACGCCGAGATCCCCACCATTGACATCCTAAAGATAGAATACTGTTACCAAGCTGATGCATCTGTAATTGGGACAGAAGTGGTGTGCTTTGAAGAGGAGTGGGTTAAAAAGGAGCTGAAATATTATTGCTCCTTCTGGAAGGGCCAGAGGGAGGCCAAGGGGGTGGACATCGAGGAGGCCTGGAAATGTCGGACGTGTGATTTTGCCGATATTTGTCAGTGGAGAAAGAAGAAAGCTGAAGAAGCAGCAGAAAAGAATCAAGCAAATCGTAGAAAATGA
- the liat1 gene encoding protein LIAT1, producing MMEDNTPASGHKAKSAAKFTGDSAVKKKIKKKGVKEKKNSRKTRRSSSSTPLTSAETVMVHKRGKSSELHTPTAPPSIETSSSQGDSKSCPDHMESSVKSNGDNGDHTEASSIDQLATSVNESLRWDGVLDDPVAEEERIKLYKLNRQLRYLAAQNSMHKEIQLCRKNFSETRCPK from the exons ATGATGGAAGACAATACACCGGCCAGCGGGCACAAGGCAAAGTCAGCCGCGAAGTTCACTGGTGATTCGGCAGTAAAGAAGAAAATCAAGAAAAAGGGtgtgaaagaaaaaaagaattccCGCAAAACAAGGAGAAGCTCTTCAAGTACGCCATTAACCTCAGCTGAAACAGTAATGG TTCATAAACGTGGGAAAAGCAGCGAACTCCATACTCCTACAGCACCTCCAAGCATTGAAACATCATCCAGTCAAGGAGATAGCAAATCATGTCCAGACCACATGGAAAGCAGTGTTAAATCTAATGGAGATAACGGAGATCACACTGAAGCATCCTCCATCGACCAACTTGCTACCTCTGTAAATGAATCTCTGCGGTGGGATGGAGTTCTTGATGACcctgtggcagaagaggagaggATCAAGCTTTACAAACTAAATCGGCAGTTGAGGTACCTGGCAGCGCAGAACAGCATGCACAAGGAGATCCAGTTGTGCCGAAAGAACTTCTCTGAAACTCGTTGTCCGAAGTAG